gctctcatgtttctttttggcactttgggggcgggtatgcttagacggcccctcctttctgattggtcaggcgaaaaatgctgaaaaatgctgagagccaatcagaagtatagcagggcgggtcatcgtcaatatgtatcaagatttacggaggaagaagtggataaaaaaatgttgcgcgctgatgaaggttatttcataccacataaacacaatacagggtaatacaaaatgtgagccaaataaataataagacaacaaacaccataatcacatctttcagccagaactggtccaccagcaataacattattttatattttcacttcttcttgaacatttgttttctaatttatggaatttcttttgattcagccataaaattaatgaaataatctttgaattttgtttttaaaatgttaaaaatagcttttaataatgtattctgaaacagtttaaaataatcagagaactgactaacactgaccctacacaactatgtggcacaattaagtctttttttttttttaaagcgaaagaggtaatttcaacagcatcctatgtcatatctacatgtaataagatttgtaacaaggcaaaccgtttgtaaattggtcgaaaatcgagcaagttatggtaatttaagtagtacatgtaccattgacatcaatgtaatgattgaggctagatgtccgaggtaagatggctacaacgttgctacactggagaatgattggtcatatgaaaaatgctcacagccaatcagaaagaaggggccgtctaagcatacccgcccccaaagtgccaaaaagaaacatgacagcgcgaggagagatgccaggagtacacagagagcgcacagaaaggcaccgcgcgcgcgcaaaaaggcaccacgcgcgcggaaaagggtgtcgcgcgcgcgcacgaagtggagaatcagcgcgcgataacagtttttatgcgctcggatttttggcactaatgtgacgccataggtgAGCGCCACACCTCATTTGACACTCCTGCATGTGTGTCTTCTGTCAGAgaagattagcatgctaatgttagcattgtacCAGGAATATTGTACCagggcatacttctaagatggcgccaagtgacaaaatccatgattattaggttaaaacaTCCCAAATGACCTTtaatgctagcataaaaagttggcatgctagtGTTAGCACTAGCATgccaacagctagcatacttctaagaaggCACCAAATAAGCAAATCCATGGTTATTAGGCAGTTGAGTAATACTTGTTTTGTTTTCCCTCCAACAGCTGAGCGGCATGTTTGAGAGCTGGGTGGCTAAGTTGGTGTCGGCGCTTCACCAGCGAGAGCGTACGGCCAACGTCATCGTGGTGGACTGGCTCGGCACGGCCCAGAACCACTACGGGCTGGCCGCCCACAACACCCGGGTGGTGGGACGGGAGGTGGCACGCTTCATTGACTGGATCCAGGTTGGTGCTAGCAGAGGATTTATTAACAGCAGTCAAGTTGTCACCTtgtgagaatacaacaaatccttttcaacttatattcaattgaatagactgcaaagacaagatatttcatgttcacactgacaaactttgctattttttgtaaatattacaaaccccatttccatattgtcatgacttggtcctggggtttagtttttctagaaggcaacggaaagttggctcgggcgagacgggaatgtaagtacatgatttatttaatacatcaaaaaaaagtacaaacgaaaagcgcgcacagtggcggagaacaaactatgaaaccaaaagactatagcattaataaacaaaaacttacttggcttggacaaaagtagcaacatgaaggatggacatgaaaacaagtgtcaggaatgtacagagcataaatgtgagatgtcgccagcacgacaaactgaaaacaatgaacttaaatactatagacatgattagtgaaagcaggtgtgtgactcaaaacgtgaaacaggtgcgtgacgtgacaggtgaaaactaatggttgctatggtgacaaaacaaaacaaaagtgcacaaaaagtccaaaaacaaaaccgaacatgactaaaacaaaacatgatcacacagacatgacactacatgacatatatacttattactacatgacatatgtacttattactacatgacatatatacttattactacatgacatatgtacTTATTACTACATGACAAATATActtattactacatgacatatatacttattactacatgacatatgtacttattactacatgacatatgtacttattactacatgacatatgtacttattactacatgacatatatacttattactacatgacatatgtacTTATTACTACATGACAAATATActtattactacatgacatatatacttattactacatgacatatgtacttattactacatgacatatatacttattactacatgacatatatacttattactacatgatatatgtacttattactacatgacatatgtactatacttattactacatgacatatatacttattactacatgacatatgtacttattactacatgacatatatacttattactacatgacatatatacttattactacatgatatatgtacttattactacatgacatatgtacTTATTACTACATGACAAATATActtattactacatgacatatatacttattactacatgacatatatacttattactacatgacatatgtacttattactacatgacatatatacttattactacatgacatatatacttattactacatgacatatgtacttattactacatgacatatgtacttattactacatgacatatgtacttattactacatgacatatgtacttattactacatgacatatgtacttattactacatgacatatatacttattactacatgacatatgtacttattactacatgacatatgtacttattactacatgacatatatacttattactacatgacatatgtacttattactacatgacatatatacttattactacatgacatatgtacttattactacatgacatatatacttattactacatgacatatgtacttattactacatgacatatatacttattactacatgacatatgtacttattactacatgacatatatacttagagCATGTGTGGATGTTTTTTACAGCGTTTTATGGGTGAAACACAGCCACTCCCAttcgctccattgttagctgactcttgccagcatgtatttatgatttagaatgcataaaaaagaagtacatatatgttcttgtcttacaaaaggattgtgaatgataagcaaaaaaaaaaaaaaaagtgtacttcCCCTTTAGGGAAAACTTGAGTTTTTGACATTTCTCACTGTTATTATAGAATTGTTGATATTTGGGTCCTTTCACAGGAAACCAGCAACATTCCTCTTGACGACCTCCACCTGATTGGCTACAACCTCGGGGCTCACGTGGCGGGCTTTGCCGGCAGCCACGCCGCCAACAAAGTGGGAAGAATAACCGGTAAAGACCAGATTGACGTCACACAAACACGTAAAAGCAGGGGCGTCATGGCCGCCGTCTCCGCCTGCAGGTTTGGACCCGGCCGGGCCTGACTTTGAGGGAGAGCACGCCCACCGTCGCCTGTCCCCGGACGACGCTGGCTTCGTGGACGTCCTGCACACCTTCACCGGCGACTCGCTGGGTCTCAGCATCGGGATCCAGCAGCCCGTGGGACACGTGGACATTTACCCCAATGGAGGCAGCTTCCAGCCGGGCTGCGACCTGAGAGGCGCCCTGGAGAAGATCGCCCACTTTGGACTCTTTGGTGAGAAATACACCTTTTAGTTGGAGAAAAAGTCAGGAAAAGTAATGGATCATTTTGCTTATGTTGACCTGAGTCAGCCAGAGTCCATACTGACACTAACGGCACCAATTGTTGGTGATTTTGTGAGTGTTTATGTGGTAATCTCATTTTGTTAAATTACcttttcaattttttatttagcaGTGAGATAATAATGATAGCTGTGCTGTTGTTatgtcttgttttcttacacttctgagacTCATTTGCAAGTACACTATGAAttcatttcattcatcatttgtCCTTGTTgttgtagtcaggaagtagtctttgcccttAAGTTAATTGTGCCAGTTTGCTCTTTTGttcagccctacaaagtgtttatactctgAGTATTGTAcctattggtttaaatgtaacttagatattgggtttcactatgtaaagcgctttgagtcactagagaaaagcgctatataaatataattcacttcacttcacttatttgtAGGGGGGTATttagtaggggtgcacaaaaaaatcgattcatacagattctaaatcgatttataattttctaaaatcgataaaaaataaataaaaaaaagacaacatatttttaaatgtatttatttatttatttaaaaaaaaatttacatttttttttttttttttggataaagaatcaatttaaaaattcaaccaaaagtaGCATAATATTTGACTGTGAGGTGgaaacctgcaaaattagcaacaacAAAAGATCTAGCATgccaacaggtatcattcgtcaagtagcaTAATATTTAAttgtgaggtgtatacctacaaaatttgcaaaaaaaaattaaaatctagcatgctacaATAAGAATGCTAACAAATGTAGCTACGGGCCATTTCCGGACTGCCCTTTGGACATCCCTGTAATAAAATCTTCATGTGCCCCAACAGATTTCATCCAACATAAGACAAAAAGTGTCCAAGCAGGCGTCACGTGTGCTATTAGTCACTCAGCACGTCGCTAAGCTCTTTTAGCGGTCAACAAGGTTGCTGCTGCTAGCACAATGTCCTCTTTCACAGCAAAGTAGAACCTGAGTCAGTAGATCTTGGCTCGCTCTTTCACAGCAAAGTAGAACCTGAGTCAGTAGATCTTGGCTTGCTCTTTCACAGCAAAGTAGAACCTGAGTCAGTAGATCTTAGATCGCTCTTTCACAGCAAAGTAGAACCTGAGTCAGTAGATCTTGGCTTCCTCTTTCACAGCAAAGTAGAACCTGAGTCAGTAGATCTTGGATCGCTCTTTCACAGCAAAGTAGAACCTGAGTCAGTAGATCTTGGCTCGCTCTTTCACAGCAAAGTAGAACCTGAGTCAGTAGATCTTGACTTCCTCTTTCACAGCAAAGTAGAACCTGAGTCAGTAGATCTTGGCTCGCTCTTTCACAGCAAAGTAGAACCTGAGTCAGTAGATCTTAGATCGCTCTTTCACAGCAAAGTAGAACCTGAGTCAGTAGATCTTGGATCGCTCTTTCACAGCAAAGTAGAACCTGAGTCAGTAGATCTTAGATCGCTCTTTCACAGCAAAGTAGAACCTGAGTCAGTAGATCTTGGCTCGCTCTTTCACAGCAAAGTAGAACCCGAGTCAGTAGATCTTGGATCGCTCTTTCACAGCAAAGTAGAACCCGAGTCAGTAGATCTTGGATCGCTCTTTCACAGCAAAGTAGAACCTGAGTCAGTAGATCTTGGCTCGCTCTTTCACAGCAAAGTGGAACCTGAGTCAGTAGATCTTGGCTTGCTCTTTCACAGCAAAGTAGAACCTGAGTCAGTAGATCTTGGCTCGCTCTTTCACAGCAAAGTAGAACCTGAGTCAGTAGATCTTAGATCGCTCTTTCACAGCAAAGTAGAACCTGAGTCAGTAGATCTTGGATCGCTCTTTCACAGCAAAGTAGAACCTGAGTCAGTAGATCTTAGATCGCTCTTTCACAGCAAAGTAGAACCTGAGTCAGTAGATCTTGGCTCGCTCTTTCACAGCAAAGTAGAACCCGAGTCAGTAGATCTTGGATCGCTCTTTCACAGCAAAGTAGAACCCGAGTCAGTAGATCTTGGATCGCTCTTTCACAGCAAAGTAGAACCTGAGTCAGTAGATCTTGGATCGCTCTCCATCTAGAAAAAGCAACATCTTCCCTTGTTTGACCAGCGTGTCATTTTCTTCTGCAGCCATCACCGACGCGGTCAAGTGTGAGCACGAGCGCTCGGTGTACCTCTTCATCGACTCCCTGCTCAACCAGCAGGAGGCGGCCAAGGCGTACCGCTGTGGCAACAACCACATGTTCGAGCGCGGCATGTGTCTCAACTGCCGCAAGAGCCGCTGCAACACGCTGGGCTACGCCATCAGCAAGGTGCGCAAAGTGCGCAACGTTCAGATGTACACCAGGACCAGAGCATCCATGCCTTTCAGAGGTGAGTGTTTGCTAACACGGTAC
This is a stretch of genomic DNA from Nerophis lumbriciformis linkage group LG14, RoL_Nlum_v2.1, whole genome shotgun sequence. It encodes these proteins:
- the LOC133616679 gene encoding lipoprotein lipase translates to MKAWTLFLLLDFVLLNAAVNNVTSLEEELARSILGNFLDPLQDVFDQNHEVNQTAAKFSLRRPSNPEDDLCYILPGRAESLATCAFNSTAKTFLVIHGWTLSGMFESWVAKLVSALHQRERTANVIVVDWLGTAQNHYGLAAHNTRVVGREVARFIDWIQETSNIPLDDLHLIGYNLGAHVAGFAGSHAANKVGRITGLDPAGPDFEGEHAHRRLSPDDAGFVDVLHTFTGDSLGLSIGIQQPVGHVDIYPNGGSFQPGCDLRGALEKIAHFGLFAITDAVKCEHERSVYLFIDSLLNQQEAAKAYRCGNNHMFERGMCLNCRKSRCNTLGYAISKVRKVRNVQMYTRTRASMPFRVYHYQLKIHFSSKVKRCETEPSLSVSLFGTKGEAEKLKFKVKEKMASNRTLSFLLVTEKDIGDLLMLMLKWEESKGWSTASMLKMISSWWSGDSDRTNMDVHRIRIRAGETQKKMVFCLKDPHSANLAQELTFVKCKDAWRMSETGTSRRITLETR